A region from the Triticum aestivum cultivar Chinese Spring chromosome 3D, IWGSC CS RefSeq v2.1, whole genome shotgun sequence genome encodes:
- the LOC123081089 gene encoding uncharacterized protein encodes MVVLRMPLNKNELLCKLRGHIMSIHNADSREKEWIRSSKPYPLSISLRQLQDLLKNTRAIDVDSFNMAVRVNATDDIQWAKDTPYHYMDLRFSMILNDSTQDPKLRLPFDAQRYIIAKLFHCWPDMCFDVSVCKLQDVWVFSFKDYAHVA; translated from the exons ATGGTTGTTCTGAGAATGCCACTTAATAAAAATGAGCTACTTTGCAAACTTCGAGGTCATATCATGTCCATTCATAATGCAGATTCCCGAGA GAAAGAATGGATCCGTAGCTCCAAGCCCTACCCACTAAGTATAAGTCTTAGACAACTACAAGACTTACTAAAGAATACACGGGCTATTGATGTCGACAGTTTTAACATGGCTGTTCGAGTAAATGCTACAGACGACATTCAATGGGCTAAAGACACTCCATATCACTATATGGATCTCAGATTTTCT ATGATACTAAATGACTCTACACAAGATCCAAAACTCCGTTTACCATTTGATGCCCAACGCTACATTATTGCAAAACTATTTCATTGTTGGCCTGATATGTGCTTTGATGTCTCGGTGTGCAAGTTG CAAGATGTCTGGGTTTTTAGTTTTAAAGATTATGCGCACgtggcatga